The Stackebrandtia nassauensis DSM 44728 genome includes the window GACGACATCCTCGTCGTCGCGCTGGCCCTGCGCTACGCGGCCCGCACGGTCCCGCGCGAGGTACTGCTGGAAGCCTGGCCCGGCAACCCCGAGCTGATGGAGCGGCTGCTTGGCAAGTCGGCCGACGACGAGCCGTCGTGACCGGTCCGGCTGGCGACCACCGACTAGCCTGTTCCCGGTGACGATCCCTACCGCGGGCTCCCGTGAGCTGCGGCTCGCCGCGCTCGCCGACGAACTGCGCGCCGACGCCGCCACCGGCCTGCACTACACCACCGACGACGCCGATGCCGCTCGCTTCCACCGGCTGCGAGGGCTGGCCGCCGCGCTGCTGTCGCATGTCGACACCCGTGACGCCGCCGAGCTCGAGGCGGTCTTCGCCGCCGACTCCGGTCCCCGCACCCCGCTGGCCGGGGTGGTGCTGCTGTTCAACCACCAGCGCGACGGCCTGCTGTTCGTCGCCGACGGCGACACCGTCGGCGTCCCGTACGCGTTCGTCGACCCCGATACCGATCACGACACCGCCGTCAAGGACCTGGCCGCGAAGTACCTGCCGGACGCGGGATTGGTGCCGGTGCCGCACGGGGTGTGCGACAGCATCTCGGCCGGACTGGCGATGCCGCACACCTACTTCCTGACCTATGTGGTCGACCTGACGCTGGTCGACGACGACGCGATCGCCGTCGACCTGGTGCCCGAGGCCGACACCGTCCCGGGCCGCCGGGACGCGCTGACCAACTTCATCCTCGACGGCGCGCAGCGCGATGTCCTGGAGGCGCCGTTCGCCCTCACCGACGAGGTCGCCGCACTGGTCACCGCCGTGCGGGCCCTGGCGACCGAGGGCGGGGTCGCGACCGAGAACCACTACGACGTCGAACGCTTCGCCCACATCCGCGAGACCACACACTCGCTTTTGGAGGGTGTCCGCAACCAGACGGCGTTCACGCCGGTGGA containing:
- a CDS encoding NUDIX hydrolase N-terminal domain-containing protein, whose translation is MTIPTAGSRELRLAALADELRADAATGLHYTTDDADAARFHRLRGLAAALLSHVDTRDAAELEAVFAADSGPRTPLAGVVLLFNHQRDGLLFVADGDTVGVPYAFVDPDTDHDTAVKDLAAKYLPDAGLVPVPHGVCDSISAGLAMPHTYFLTYVVDLTLVDDDAIAVDLVPEADTVPGRRDALTNFILDGAQRDVLEAPFALTDEVAALVTAVRALATEGGVATENHYDVERFAHIRETTHSLLEGVRNQTAFTPVEFAHLDVATTKTCAEMLILDDRRRILLLRRHDNGKWAMPGGACEVGESSAATASRETTEEVRVDATIDGLAGVFDNSRIEDRPIQLRTCFVYVGHPTDPGAKPETTAEALEVGWFELDGLEDLPDLWEPHLVKITAALKTLVE